From Oryzias latipes chromosome 3, ASM223467v1:
ATTGGATAAGCCAGGGTCATGTTTCATGGCAGCCAATCGGAGCTAATTTTGCTTTACTAACAAATGCACATCCACTGAACACAAACACTAAAcaggtgggaggagctacaggaACGGGGAATCTGGAGCAGACTGATGGAAAGTGGCCATTTACAATGTTACGATAAAATAACTCCTTTCTGACTATTGTCTCATGCTGTGAGGTTTTGATTATTCAAAGTTACTCCACAAACATTTCAGATGTTTAACAGTTTACTTAAAGAGGAATAGATGTAAACCAGACTAGTTATCAGAGATTGTaaagatgatttattttctaatcaacCTGTACACACTTGAtgatctttaaagacccactccaatgaaaatcctgctTCTGGcctttttagcatgttcttgtagcatttttctcatgaactGCGATGGGctggccaaagtctccctgctctgctccattctgatgcatccacttacagccAGATAGATCCAtgaccgtctttgttttcctcgtctgagctggaatctgcatcagagctgtacggctggaaagctctgatattgctcgccattttttaaCACAGCTCATGGTCTAGCCACAGAACTCAAGGATCCCCCtctgcgtggagagaggaccGCCAGCCCCCGAAGCACATGGCCACCACTGCCGGGGGGCCCGATCACTGGCCCCCCACTTCCTCCTCtaatgtgtgcgtgtgtttgagtGTATAGTGTGGTGGGGTCAGGGATGCAGGTAATAAAatatgcagttaaaattggtgggtagggctcTGAGAAGACATCTCCTGTTTGCTGGGAGTGGTGTCCAAGTACCCCCCCacaccccgcccccccccccccccccccccccccccacacacacacacacacacacagcaaggGGCCCCGCATGTCTAAAATCCAGTTATAACTGAAAGGCCAGGCGCCCAAAGCTGTGCAGTAACGGGGGTGCTTCTCAGATCACATCTCTGctttctcctctttctcctgTTTGTCATTAGGGATGTTCTGCCAGCGTGGAGAACTGGCTCATCACCAACATCGGGGTTGTCCTGGGGATCTGTCTGACAGTGGCTTTGATTGAGGTACGACACCTCCTTATGCGCCGACAtgcccttcttttctttttagttggAGAGGGACGTCCTAGAGCTGCAAGCAGGTTAGAACAGGCTGAGGAAGGTTTCACGTGTGACGTGTGACTATAGAGTGTTATCAGGAATGAAAGGAAAgccatcaacgttttcatcttcagaagacaaTGGATTCATAAGTTATCATCACAAAACGCTCAAATCAactagattttaactttgtgaaatcgataaTGTCATATGCGCCATTAATTTGAGTACTGAGCATGGtatccgaattgcttttaaaatccagggcacttcATAGTGCCGCtctatttagttttttagtagttaggggttcgggtgggaattcggacacaacctttggggcagagacaggaggcagagctggaggtagcagatatgaagatgttgaggttctctttgggagaaaCCAGGATGGATctggaatgaatccatcagaggaacagatcatggttAGAGCTATCAGGAAAGAGGAGGCTcatggatggaggaggagatgagggggcatcttctgcatcctcctcactccCATGTGggagtgaggaggatgcagaggacagGAATAGATGGATGATACATTGTTGCGCCTCCTTAAGGGAACAAGAAAGTGGTTGGACTCCATTGTCCTTCGTGCAGAAGACGGGTCACTACAGCCGTGTCCAAAGCTCAGACTGCACAGAAAATATTGAATCTCTAAAATGCAAATTCCCTCACAGCAGCTTCACTGCTGCTTCAGGCTTCAAAAGCTTTGCCTCAGAAGACAGAGGATTTCAGAAAAAGACTGAAGGTGTGTAGGTGCACTCAGTGGTGAGCAGGACTCCACGTGCACGCACTCGTGCCACGGCAGCAAAACCGCATGAGAATTCCAAATGTATTAGGAGAGAATGTGTTTTGAGGATGTGCCTGAAAACtcatttgttgtgtgtttgtgtgtccgaCAGCTGCTGGGGATGATTCTGTCCATCTGCTTGTGCAGAAACGTCGGCACTGATTACAGCAAAGTGCCCAGATTCTGAGGTCACCTCCTGAAACCCTGGAGAAGCTTCAAGTGGAATTCTTCCTGccaaaaatgtccaaatgtaaaataaatgttttttggttgttgttgttttgttttttcttgttaagCCTGGTAAGTGTGGACCAGAGTTATGTTGAGTGACGCCTGCCGGAGGGACTACTGTCTGCGACGTCTGCTTTTAGTCTCCCATTAAAGTCTGAAACATTATTTTGGTCTGTGAAGATAGAAAAATGTCTGAGACTCCAGCTGAAAAACTTCAGCTGTTGgagttattttaagtttttttacttttctataCCACTTTCTGCCAGACACTTGTATTTCTTTGTATATAATTTAAATGATTATTTGTATGAACCTGATTCAGTCTTCTAGCTCTCTTATTGGCTGCTGGATTCTCCTTGAATTTCAGTCACATATTTATAAATGTCCAATCAAAGATGCTAAACTTTAGTGAAACCAGCTGATGGACattgtttgaactcattttTGATGAGACGGCCTTCTTTTAACCAGGCTCAAACCACGCTTATGCTGAcgtttttaaatgaattgtgGGTAAGTTGAGTTTATTTTTGAGCTGATGCCTTTTTTTACTACATTCCATGATGTCTTCATGTACAGGCTGCATGGAAACATCCATTAACCTGATAATAACCAGCTGAGATCTGTGCTGTTGTGAAAACCTGATCTTTCATGTAAACTTACATTCTGTGGCCATTAAACGGGTTTAAACCATCGGTCTGCGCTCCAGCCGTTCCTGTTTCACATCTGTTGAAGCTGATCCTTCTTTGATCCTTCTGTCCTTTACCTCATATGTATTCTAGACTTTCATGACCAAACCTAAAAAGATGTGTCCAAAAGTAAACGCTCCCTCTGTTCAAACGTTCTGGGATTTTGGTCTGACTGGGGTTTCACAGACCGCCTCCACGCggcctgggataggctccagcaaccatgtgacCCCCAAAAGGCGATTAAGTGGGTTCAGAAGCTGAACAGCTGAAGTGGCTCCATGGATCGGTACTGAAATGGATAACTCAGGATCCTGCAGAGCAAGgagatgtagaaaaaaatgtttctgacatTTCAGCATCTTGTGGCTGAGCTAAAATAGACCGGActgaaaaaaaactcagaatttCAGAATTTTGCACTAATAATGTGGAACAATCTCCAAAAGGACTTGAAGTTGAAGGAACTGGTTCCTCCAGGCAAGTTTAAAACTGCTCCAAAAATTGGAAATGAGGTTTGTGAACATTTGAATCAGTTTTAGGAGGTTTAGCGGTGATTTGGTGTGTATGAATGATTCCATCTTCACCCTAGGGctcatttgaaaaagagatttttaatctcaatgggacatcCTTggtttgaaaaactaaaaaaaaaaaaatagtaaacaaaatcaattgacccttgtgctttcctaggcactttgatgttgggtcatctagacccactagtgccctgaaccttttttccttccatgatttgtgatcttcactggtgtccatggattacatgaaatctttccacctttatcatggtggggagaacacgtggggtcatctaagatagcacaagggttactctgtTTTAACATGGAAATTCTTGACCTGTTTATTGGCGATCTGTAAGTGGGTTTAGTGGAGACTAAATAATTTTAGGATGTGCTTATGGTCACTCATTTGCAATTATCAGTAATATTTACGACACTACGTTTAAAATGCAAGTCAGCATTCCACCTTAATGCTCCTGCTTTCCCACATGAATACAGTTTAGTTAGAATAAAATgccttttcataaaaaataaaaacttgcatCTACTTCAATCTAGGAAGTCAAAGGACACTAAAACACATgaaaatttccattttattaggtttttggaaaatattggtTATCCACTAGATGTCGCTGAGCTGAGGCGTTTCCAACGTTCCACAAGATCAAATCACttgtgcttcagagcactgtctagtgggtctagatgacccaactcccaatgttaaagtgcctaggatagtactaGGGTTACAAGACCACTTagaaaatagatcaagagatgattagagtgggatttcaagacttcaggcattggttttattcaaacatttaaagcatTCATTTGGCAGAAATGTATACAGTGAACTTCCTGTCACTTGACATTTTTGACATTCCTGATTATTTTAACAAGATGGTAGGAGTCTAAACTGTCACAAAGGTCACAGGTCAAACCCTTGCTTATGCTGATTCCATACTTTTCCTTGTGCAGTCGTTCCCCCCAACCCCACAGGCCTGACTGGTGTCGTCCCGCTTCTGCAGATCAAACCCCCAGAAAACACAACTGCTGCTATGAAGATGAACAAAAACTGAGGAACACAAGAAAAATCCAGGAAAATAATCATCTTTGTTGTGTGGATGTTAGCAGATCGTGATGCTCTTATGTTTTAAATAACTGAGAGGGGCAGCCGTCTGCAGGTCGCTCTCCacttacataaaaataaacacaaaaatgaagctTTGAGATCAGgtcaaataaaatagaaatcttTATTCACCACAGCTGAACACAGACTATGAAGATGAGGAGGCTCTTGTTCCACATATCAGAAGAGGAGGTGGAACCATAAATGTTCTTCATATCAGGCTGAAATGTACGACAGACATCAGCTCCCGCAGGCCTGCGTGTCTGAACCGCGAGCATAAAGGGACCAGAGAGGAAGAACAAGCGTTAGTAGATGTGCTGTGGCGTCTGAATGAAGACCCGACAAAACCGAAAACCTTCTGTCAACATAAATGCCTCCACACGTGAGCGCGGCTTTTCCACCGCAGCCTGTTCATCCAACCACCACCGTGTCGTCATCTGGGAACTCATAGTAGGGCACCTCCAGGTTGAGGGGGGCGGGACCTTTCCTGATGCGACCCGAGGCGTCGTAGTGCGAGCCGTGACATGGACAGTAGTAGCCTCCGTAGTCTCCCGCGTTGGAGATGGGCACGCAGCCCAGGTGCGTGCAGACGCCGATGACGATGACCCACTTGGGCTTGATGACCCGGTCCTTGTCTTCCTGAGGATCTCGCAGCTCTGCCAGGCTGACGGCCTCTTCTGCTGAAATCTCCTTCTCGGTGCGATGCCGCACAAACAGAGGCTTACCGCGCCACTTGAAGGTCATGTTCTTGCCTTCTGGGATGTCGCTCAGCTTGATTTCAATTTTGGACATGGCCAGGACGTCAGCGGAGGCACTCATGGAGGAAACAAACTGAGTGACCACCGTCTTGGCAGCGTAAACGCTCACCACAGCTGTGGCCCCGGTCAGCAGGTACGAGAAGGCTCTCCTGGACTCGCTGCTCTCCGTCGACGGCTTGTGGGGGTCTAGCACCTCCGGGCGCCGGTAGTCAGAGAAGTCTGGCACCTTGATGTCTGTGTGAGCAAACCGGACTCCTGCCCTGCCTGCAAAGACAAACAGCAGCAGTTTGAGTGGCAACACTGGAGCAAAAATAAGTGACAAACAACACAACTTTGGATCCATCACCCAAACATTTACCATCAAGTGCATTCTGAAATCCTCAACTACAGTTAAAGGTGCTAAAATCCTTTAGCTACTCTTTAGCAAATGACCTTAAACTTTAACATCGTCAGCAGTTTACTGAACGTTTCTTTTCAAGCAAACTTCAATCCGTGTCTTTAATATTTCAGAATAAAGAGCGATAGCGGGCAGCGACTCCGACACGGAGCTCCTGCCCGACCTCTGGTCCCCGAATCACGACTACATTATAATTAGGCGGCGCTGGATCGCTCTCTTCACCCGGAGAGAGGAGCGGGTCGATCAGCCGTACGTCCCACCATACTCTGGAAGCAGAGAGCGACCCAGTGCCGCCTGCTGTCGCCGGCATTGGGGACCAGAGTCCTGGGTAGAGCTCCGTGCTGGAGGCGCTGACGTCAGAGGAGGAGTCATGCTAGCCACCGGCTAGCTTAAAACCGGGGACAGTCTGTCGTTCACACCGAACGACGGAGACTCGTCTTTTGTCCCCGGAAGCACCAAAACGCAGCCATTCACAGATGCCTGCCGTTAAAAGACACCACACGGAGGAAACCCGCCCGGTTGGCGAACATCGTGCTCACCGTTGATGCTAACCGTCACCGCAGGCCCAGTCAGCGGGCTTTGACCGCGCAGCGACTCGCGGCACAGGAACGGCTTCTTCGTGTCCAGCAGCACCTTATCCGTTTTTAGAACCACCCCGGGGACCAGCGCCTTTAGCGGCCCCGCCACCGTGAAGGCTGTCGCCTGCAGGTACGGGGAGAAGGCCCCTGACCGGGCAGCCAGCGACATCATCTTTAAAACGCCGCCACAGAAAACGACCTTGTCGGGCTCGTCCACGTACTGCGCGCAGGAACTTTACGTAATGACGTAGTTACGTGGTGTTCAttacttcttcttcttgtggttTTATTGGCGGGAGGCACCAACGTGAaggtgcattaccgccacctactgtgTTGGATTGTGGGTGCAAAATCACCCCAAAATTCCACGCAATAACCTGgtccttctttaaaaaatctataatAACACCACTTAAATTCTCCTCCCCTCCCAAAAGCTTCTTTAAACTCAGCTGTTCACCCTCTATCAACCAACTCTGCTTTCCAGCTGTCGTCTTTCTTCCCCATACAGTTCACAATGACAGAACGTGCTCCACTGACTCTTCCCTTTtcccacactcacacaaaccagtTGGGTGTTTCCCTATCAGAtgcaatgtattatttaaaccagTGTGTCCCATCCTCAACCGTGATATTATGCCATGATCTTTGGCGTTTACTCTGACATTCATACCTCTCCCTACTTTGTCTTGAATACTAAATAGATGTCTTCCTTTCCTCTCCCTTTCCCATTGTTTCTGCCATTCTTCCATAATACGCCTCCTAATAATTGCCCTAATTTCCATTCTACCTAATGGAATTTTCATCTCTATACCCTGTTTCAATGCCCTTTTTGCCAGAAAATCACCCATTTCATTTCCCTCCACCCCCTATGTGCTGGTACCCACATAaatcttctgtttattttcaattttccaACCTGTACAAACTCACAAATTTCAAACAATATATCTGATCTGCTATCAGAAGAATAAGACTTCAGAGACATCAAAGCTGACAATGAGTCTGAACAAATTATACCATCTCCAACTCTATTCTGTTCTAACCATTGTAAACTATACCATATTGCCAACATttcaactgcaaaaactgaaagatccTTTGACATCTTAATTCCAACATATTTTCCCAATGTAgggatacagaaagaaaaaaacagttctcaTTGTGTCTGGGTCTTTAGATCCATCTGTATATATGGGAATAAATGAAGCATGGACTGTGTCTAACCTGTCTACTGTTATTTCATCCCAGTTTCCCTTCCCTTTGCTAACTGAATTCTTCCACGCTGAGCTGTCTCATTTCTAAAACGTATCAATTTTTGTTGAGCCAATTTTTTTGTAGGACCTAGAATGCTTTTAATTACCATGTTCTATTCTTTtaatgagaaaagcagtttacATTTTGAAGTAAAGGTCTCACGGTTTAGCAAGTTCCCATGTTTGTCCATTAAATGACAGCTTGTCCAAATAGCTTTTTCTAAGTTTCCAGAAACAAAGACTTTCTAGACAGAACATTTCTGTTATTCCATAAAGGTGTGTgtatgggggaaaaaataaatatcataaCTTGCTGGTGATAATCTGATCATTTAACCAGcaattttgaaacaaaacaggCCTGGGAATAATAAACCAGAAGGGGTTTTTGTTCAGAGTAAATGAGTTCAGCCATCTCaatttgacccttgtgctattagagacactttgacattgggagttgggtcatctagacccactagacagtgctctgaaccttttttcttcaatggtttgtgatcttcactggtgtccatggattacatgaaatctttccacctttatccacctttgtcatggtagggagaacacgtcaatgtaagggtgagctcatctaagatagcacaagggttaagaaatgttttggaattattgttttcacaattcaccaaaaatgtaacaaatctACTCAAAGTAAAGAACAGCTGATTTTGAACTTTAGTTTctccaaaatattttatttattgtttctctGCCTGAACAGACGAACGTTTGCatcatcttttgttttctgagaaCAATCccaaaataaatgaagacattTGATAATTTTGTAAACCTGAAttcaaatgaaaggaaacaGTTGAGAAGATGAatctgtgcatttttttcctgataCCACTGAGATGTTCTGGTATTACAGCTCCTTAAAAGATCCACAGAACCTTTTCAGGCTACAGATGTCTCTCAAAGGTCTGAGGTTCTaactcaggggtcgggaacctttttggccaagagagccataaatgccacatattttgaaatgtaatttcgaaagagccatacaataatgtagtgtccctttcccacactgaggcacggagacgtaacctcttttaaggttcttaattctggttactgcagaccgcaacaaacgccgttcaattaattcagcaactcctgaatctctcccgccgacacgagagcgcttctcccaactttatattcacctgctcccgctgcagccctcccatttcccttattcggcctatagctgaaccccattggtccaaactacctaacaacaggctgagcgacagaactgagggccaatcagatctctgcttgacgcgttcaatgaactccagaacttttaacgcggcccaacagccatccaactcagtccgcgacaatttgtttaaaactaaatatacaagtgaatgtgtgcatttgatttaatttcaacatttttaaagtacaataagtctgtggattctttttaataacattgttattctgttgctaataaatgagtatttctcgtggtagttttgctgatggtctagtctggttgatacgtggtgagtttctgcttcgttcaggcgttgagactttaaacgtgatcgtagtctgaatgttctgtagatgtgagacagactgctcacatgcagacggggagccaaacatatactcacacgctgcagtgagtgacgggcaacgggttttacgtttttacaatccctgcgcgattcacctgctgcctgtccccacaacccctcacccccaccctctgctttctccctcacacatcccgtccccgcatctgcgcactctttctcagagacgggagcgcgtagttttaggcacggcaattcacaggtttccagctggtacaaactctgtgaaataatatataatagtaactgatagcgctggcgcagatttctctctctaagcactgctactactgcgcgcctctggcatcgcatcgcgcccgagaaggactggtctaatgaaaaaaaaaaaactataattaaagatttgtctgcgagccacatgtgaccatcaaaagagccatatatggctcgcgagccataggttcccgacccctgttctaacTCGTGTTTGTGTCTGTAGGACATATgtagaaaatgtgtgtgtgtgtgtgtgtgtgtagatgtatgtgtgtgtgcagaccTGAATTGTTTTCTTGTCAaggtagaaaatgtttttggaagtttgcaaaacatttttactgctgAAAATCTTGTTTCCCAAAGACAAACTGCAAAAGCACAACTTCATCTGTGCTTGCAAATCCCCTACAGAAGTAAAACCTGTTCACATGCGTGaatgtcattttctttctttgaaatgAAAGTTTTCAGTTCATCCAACAGTTTTAGGATGACCATCTTCTGGTGCTTTAGAGTactaaaaaaaagagtcaaaaatgcaaaaaatttaagaataaaaaattataagcatcaaacaaatacatatttaaacatAAGAATACAGTGACAGGAACATTTTTATTACTGTCTTGATACAAATaagaaactacaaaaaaaacaccacaaacgaGGAAACATCTTGCAACAATCGGCTCCTCCatgttttggactccacctgctgatgacatcatcaatacgACACGGGCCAAAGCTGCCTTATTGGCTGACACGATGCAAATTCTTTGCCAAAGTGGAGCTATTTgatatctggaaacattttGGTCTGGTGCCTGAACTTTCTCcaaaaaatgttgcagttcttaGATACTCTGTTTCCCGTGGTTGAAGACTAACCTGCCTCTAACTCCGCTGTAGGTCTAACATTTACAACCTGTTTGGTTGACTGAATAGTGTCACCTGCATTTTCATGACGTGCACGCAGCTGTTCTGTGCTGAACCTGAAAGTCTGCATATTTTGAAACAGCTTCACCATTTAGGATCCTGGTTGAGGTCTTTGTGGGACAAAGTCTGGATCCAGACCAGGATTGCAGTCAACCTGTACGTGACCTCTGACAGAAATCCATTTAAGTGTAGTTACTGAACACTCCATTTTATTGGCCtcagttttattcatgtttCCTTTACCGAGCCTCACCTGAGTTCAAGCATTTGTCCAGCTTCAgttagtctttttttatgaattttggTGGACTGGAACTGTTGTTGCACTTGCTTCCACATTAAACATTTGTGGTCATAAAACGACAACGATAAGGTAAGAAATGTTCTAATATGGTCCTGCCTTTTCCCCTCATGCCTCCCCCTCATTGATCTCTGTTCATTCTGGAGCTTATGGTGCATTAAGGAAACCTGGGATACAGAAGTTTTGAGGTGTCCGTTGCTCCGACAGCAGATTGCATGAGCCCTgcagagcacaggtgaaggtcTCCTCGCCTGCCTGGCTGGGTGCCTCCACACCTTTGCCATAGTGATAAAAGCTTTTAACGAGCATTCAAGCTTTTTGACCGATGAGTCACGCACCTTTGCAAACAGACTAGCCAAGGTGAGCGTGGCGCTGTCCAAACAGCAAGCGCCCAGCGAGGTCAATGACCTGCCGTCTATTTCTCTGTGAGCGGA
This genomic window contains:
- the LOC101172392 gene encoding cytochrome b-c1 complex subunit Rieske, mitochondrial, which encodes MMSLAARSGAFSPYLQATAFTVAGPLKALVPGVVLKTDKVLLDTKKPFLCRESLRGQSPLTGPAVTVSINGRAGVRFAHTDIKVPDFSDYRRPEVLDPHKPSTESSESRRAFSYLLTGATAVVSVYAAKTVVTQFVSSMSASADVLAMSKIEIKLSDIPEGKNMTFKWRGKPLFVRHRTEKEISAEEAVSLAELRDPQEDKDRVIKPKWVIVIGVCTHLGCVPISNAGDYGGYYCPCHGSHYDASGRIRKGPAPLNLEVPYYEFPDDDTVVVG